A DNA window from Desulfovibrio desulfuricans DSM 642 contains the following coding sequences:
- the fliQ gene encoding flagellar biosynthesis protein FliQ produces MSPDFVIGFGRQAIELCLMMSLPMLGVGLGVGVVVSVIQAATQIQEMTLTFIPKIVCMFLALLLALPWLMERMITFTRDVFINIPTYIR; encoded by the coding sequence ATGTCCCCAGATTTCGTCATCGGCTTCGGTCGGCAGGCCATTGAACTTTGCTTGATGATGTCCTTGCCCATGCTTGGGGTGGGTCTTGGCGTGGGTGTGGTTGTCAGCGTTATTCAGGCGGCAACCCAGATTCAGGAAATGACCCTGACTTTCATCCCCAAGATAGTGTGCATGTTTCTGGCCCTGCTGCTGGCCCTGCCCTGGCTCATGGAGCGCATGATTACCTTTACTCGTGACGTGTTCATCAATATCCCCACATATATCCGGTAA